The following DNA comes from Pseudanabaena yagii GIHE-NHR1.
TAAGTGCATGGCAAAACAAAGAAAATACGCAGAGAGATTTGGCAAAACGATTTAAAGTAAGTTTATCTTTTGTGCGAGATTTATTGCGTCGGTATCGAGAAACAGATGAAATCGCAGCAAAACCGCAAGGAGGAGATCGACGATCCAAAATTAAAGGCAAGAATGAAGAATTAGTGAAAGCAATTGTTAGAGAACAAAATGATATATATCTGCGAGAGATAAAAGAAAAACTCCAAGAAACCAAAGAAATTAAGGTGAGTGTATCGAGTTTAAGTCGTACTCTCAAGCGATTGGATTTAGGGCGTAAAAAAAAACTTTAGTAGCCAGTGAACAAGCCACAGAGAGAGTCCAAAAATTGCGCTATGAGTTTCGGAGTTGGCTCGATACAATAGATGTAAAAAACCTTGTATTCATTGATGAGACAGGACTAAATCTGGCGATGACAAGGTTCTATGGCAGATGTGAAGGGGGAGCAAGAGTATATGACGACCGTCCAAGCAACAAAGGTAAGAACATTACTTTAATTGGCGCAATGAGTGATACTGGGTTGATAGCAGCAATGACTTTTGTAGGGAGTTTAAACACTGCAAGCTTCTTAGTTTTTATTGAAAAAATATTATTGCCTCAATTATGGGTTGGAGCAATTGTTGCTATGGACAATTTGCCAGTACATTACGCAGAAATTGCGAAAATCTTAATTGAATCTGTTGGGGCTAAGGTCAAGTTTCTCCCTCCTTATTCTCCAGACTTATCACCGATTGAGTTATGTTGGTCAAAGTTAAAGGAAATTATTCGTTCAGCTAAAGCTCGTACAATCGAGGCTCTTGATGCGGCAATTACTTCGTCTATTCAGACTATTACTGATGAAGATGCTCTTAATTGGTTCCATCATTGTGGCATCTGCTTTGAGCCTTTTAGGTAGCTTCTTTTGTGGCGGGTTTGATCAGAATTTGCTGTAGGTGTCTAGCACAAGCACCACAGGCGTTTTATGAGCATGGTTTACCAAACTCTCGACAAAAGCCTGAGTAAGTTTAGGCAAAGGATCAAGCATTAACTCCCGCACCTCTGCATCCTTGGTAGCTTCATGCTTGAGTAACAACTCATCCATCAGTTTATCTTTTAGCGATAATGCCGAGGCTGCTCCATCAATAGTTAGGTCTAATACACTACCAACCGCCGAAGTTGTCACGGAAGCAGCGAACTCTGTCATCGGATTGCCCACACCTCCCGAAGCAGCCGTTTTGCCTACCCAAATCCCCGCATTTGCTAAAAGCTTAGTCAGTTGCTTAACACGATCAAGCTGATCGCTTTCAACTTTTTCCTTGCCTTTAACTGGTGCATTATTTAAATTCGCCAGAGTTTCTTTGTAAGTCTTATATTTTTCACTAAAAATATCTTTTGCCAAAACATCTCTTTTCAAAAAAGGAATTGGGGGTAAATCCTTATGCAGGGCAACCATGACATCTAATGGCGTTGCGTAGTTGTCATCAAAGGTAATTGCTGCGAAGTCGATCTGCTTACCCTGTATGCGATCGCTTAATCCTTCTTGAAATTTCCTGAGCAGTGTAGATTTACCAACTCCACCAATTCCCCAGACATTAAACATCACAGGCGAACGATCTGGCTTTGCGATCGCCTCAGTAACTTCATTAATCAGCTTTTCTTCTTGTTTGTGAGGAAGGTGGAGATTTTGACTTGCCATTCAGTTCAGGACATTAAGCTGTAAACAATCTAAAAAAACGTTGTCTGATTATAACTGAATGTTAAATATCGACATATCTCGACTTGCCGCAACTTCTTCAAGCGATCGCTTAACCAACACCAGCAATAACCTGTCCAATATCTTGAGGAGTCGCACCAATTGCCAACATTGCCCTAATCAATAACTCAATAGAAACAGAAGCATCACCATTTTCAGCTTTAGCGATCCGAGGCTGACTAGAACTCATCTTAGACGCAAGTTCACTTTGAGTCATCAGCTTTTGTCGGCGCTCCTTCAAGCTTTGACTAAGAGCTAACTTAATCTCTACCAAAACAGACTCTTCAGGCGTTAACTCCAAAAAATCTGAAACAGATCCAACCTTCCAGCCTTTCGACTCCAAACGTTCTCTTTTATCTAAATCCATCGCATTAATCCTGCTAGTCAGTATCGTATTTACTAAGGCGTTTCTTGCAAACTTCAATCACACTCTTGGGAGTCGCTCTCGTTGATTTGTTAAAAACCTCTACAATTAGAATTGCATCATCATC
Coding sequences within:
- a CDS encoding helix-turn-helix domain-containing protein, which gives rise to MPFHTANSDQTRHRKSNLEASRNRNKIWQHIRAYLREKILSAWQNKENTQRDLAKRFKVSLSFVRDLLRRYRETDEIAAKPQGGDRRSKIKGKNEELVKAIVREQNDIYLREIKEKLQETKEIKVSVSSLSRTLKRLDLGRKKKL
- a CDS encoding DEAD/DEAH box helicase family protein, giving the protein MASQNLHLPHKQEEKLINEVTEAIAKPDRSPVMFNVWGIGGVGKSTLLRKFQEGLSDRIQGKQIDFAAITFDDNYATPLDVMVALHKDLPPIPFLKRDVLAKDIFSEKYKTYKETLANLNNAPVKGKEKVESDQLDRVKQLTKLLANAGIWVGKTAASGGVGNPMTEFAASVTTSAVGSVLDLTIDGAASALSLKDKLMDELLLKHEATKDAEVRELMLDPLPKLTQAFVESLVNHAHKTPVVLVLDTYSKF
- a CDS encoding helix-turn-helix domain-containing protein, producing the protein MDLDKRERLESKGWKVGSVSDFLELTPEESVLVEIKLALSQSLKERRQKLMTQSELASKMSSSQPRIAKAENGDASVSIELLIRAMLAIGATPQDIGQVIAGVG